The Halostagnicola larsenii XH-48 region TGGTCCACGGCGGCGCGCACAAACTCAACAACGCGCTCGGGCAGGTCCTGCTCGCGAAGTACATGGGAAAAGAGCGGATCATCGCCGAGACCGGCGCGGGCCAGCACGGCACCGCGACGGCGATGGCGGCGGCCCACCTCGACATGCCCTGTGAGATCTACATGGGTCGCACCGACGTGAACCGCCAGCGGCCGAACGTCTTTCGGATGCGGATCAACGGGGCCGAGGTCAACCCCGTCGACATCGGCCGCGGAACGCTCAAGGAGGCGATTTCGGAGACGATGCGCGAGTGGTCTCGAACCGTCGAACGGACCCACTACGTGATCGGCAGCGTCGTCGGTCCGCACCCGTTCCCGGCGATGGTTCGTGACTTTCAGGCCGTCATCTCCGAGGAAGCCCGCGAACAGGCGAGAGCGCAACTCGGCGGCCTGCCGGACGCGGTCGTCTCGTGTGCCGGCGGCGGCTCGAATACGATGGGCGCGTTTCATCACTTCGTGTCCGACGAATCAGTCGACCTCTACGCCGTCGAGGCCGGCGGCTCCTCGCTCGAGGTCGACGAGGAGGCGGGCGTCGCACCCAACTCCGCAACGCTGTCGACCGGCGACGAGGGGATCCTCCACGGCGCGCGAACGACGCTCTTGCAGGACTCACACGGCCAGATCATGGAGTCACACAGCGTGAGCGCCGGCCTCGACTACTCGGGCGTCGGCCCGGAACTCGCACACCTCGTCGACGAGGGTCGCGTGACGCCTGTCACCGTCGGCGACACGGCGGCGCTCGAGGCGTTCCACCGGCTTTCGACCGACGAGGGGATCATCCCCGCCCTCGAGACCTCCCACGCCTTCGGCTACCTTCACGAGGCGTTCGAGGCGGGCGAGGACCTCGGCGAGACCGTCATCGTCAACGTCTCCGGACGGGGCGATAAGGACCTCGAGACGGTGATCGAGGAGACCGAAAAACGGGGTCTCGAGAGCGCTCCAGACATGTCCGTCTTCGAAACTGGAGGTGGGATCTGATGGTCGACGACGCCGGGGAAGCCGCCGACGCGAAAGCCACCGATGCGGAAAGCGGCGAAGGGTCCCCAACCGAGACGGACGCCATCGCGACGGCGTTCGACGGCGGCGGGGCGTTCATCCCGTATCTCGCCGTCGGCGACCCGAGCTACGAGGCCTCCCTCGAGTACGTCGAGGCGCTGGCCCGCGGCGGCGCGGATCTGATCGAACTCGGCCTGCCGTTCTCGGAGCCGATGGCGGAAGGGCCGACGATTCAGGGGGCGGTCACGCGCGCGCTCGAGGCCGGCATGACGCCCGACCGCTTTTTCGAGTTCGTCTCGGACCTCGACGTCGACGTCCCGCTGGTCTGTATGACCTACTACAACCTGATCTACCAGTACGGTCCCTCCGACGGCCCGCGTTCGTTCGTCGAACGGGCCGCCCAGGTCGGCCTCGAGGGGTTCGTCGTCCCCGACCTGCCCGCCGAGGAGGCCGGACCGCTCCGGGAGGCTTGCGACGAGTTCGGACTCGACCTCGTCTTCATCGTCGCGCCGACGACTCGCGGCGACCGTCTCGAGCGGATGATGGAGCGCGTGTCGGGATACGTCTACGTGCAGGCCCGACTCGGCGCGACCGGCGCGCGCGACGACGTCTCCGATCAGACCGGCGAGAGTCTCGAGCGACTTGCCGACTGGGAGATTCCGAAGGCGGTCGGCTTCGGAATAAAAACCGGCGAACACGCAGAGCGCATCGCCGCGGCTGGTGCCGACGGGATCATCGTCGGGAGCGCGCTCGTCGACATCGTCGCCGAGGGCCACGAAGACGACCGCCCCGTCGAGGAGACCGCGGATCGGCTCGAGGAGAAAGCTCGAGAACTCAAAGCGGGCGCGCGCCGCGGCGCGGAAAGACTGCCAGAACCAGAACATCCATAACTCGAAGCTTGCTACAGAACCACAATGACTACCGGAACTGACGCGCGACTCGACAGGATCGGGACGGACGGCAACTACGTCATCGTCCCGATGGACCACGGCATCACACTGGGTCCGGTAACGGGCCTCAAAGACATCGAATCGACCATCGACGCGGTGACACGCGGCGGCGCAGACGCCGTGTTGACCCAGAGAGGGATCGCTCCCCGCGTCCACGAGAACAAAAACGGGAAGGGATACATCGTCCACCTCAACGCCTCTACCTCTATCGGCCCCGATTCGAACGACAAACGCCTCACCGGCACCGTCGAAGACGCGATTCGGGTCGGTGCGGACGCGGTCTCCTTTCACATCAACGTCGGCTCGAACCACGAACCGGACCAGATCACGCAACTCTCCGAAGTAACCTCCGAGGCCGCTCGCTACGGAATTCCCGTCCTCGCGATGGCTTACGCCCGCGGCCCGGACGTCGACGGCGCGGATCCCGAGGCGCTCGGCCACGCGGTCCGACTCGCCGAGGAGATCGGCGCGGACGTCGTCAAAACCGGCTACAGCGGCGACGCGGACAGCTTCGAACACGTCTGTGAATCGACCCGGCTCCCGGTCGTCATTGCTGGCGGATCCAAAGGAACCGACCGTGAGACGATCGAGATGGTTCGAGGCGCGATGGATGCGGGCGGCGCGGGCATCTCGATGGGGCGCTCGATCTTCCAGCACGAGGATCCGGAAGCGATCGCCACGGCCGTCGCGGGCGTCGTTCACGACGATCTCTCCGTCGACGACGCGTTAGCGACCGCCGGGCTCGCGCTCGAGGCCTGATTCTCTGAGTCGGTTTCGGCTGCGTACGATACTTGTTCCGTTCGATTAGCGGTGAGCTCACGTAGCAAGCGGTGAGGGACCGAAATCACTACAGTACTTCCGTTCGTTTGCCCCGGTCGTGACAGACGGCGAGACGTTGACGATCGACGACGAGTTACTCGCTCGAGCGCGAATCCACGCGAGAGACGTCGATATCGCCGTCGACTTAGCGCGCGTCGAGTGGGAGGTCTCGACGCGAGCGCGCCGCCGCGCGGGGGCCTGTCGCTGGGACCGCGAGCGCGAGGTCGCGACGATCGTCCTCACTCGACGAGCCTACGAGACCTACGACTGGGAGACGTTCGCGGCCGTCGTTCGCCACGAACTCGTCCACGCCTGGGAGTTCCAGCAGTTCGGCGAATCGGGCCACGGACAACGGTTTCGAACGCGGGCCGGCGAACTCGACGCGCCGCGACACTGCGAAACGTTCGCCGAACCGCGGTACGTGATCCGCTGTCTCGCTTCTGACTGTGACTGGGAGGCCCATCGCCACCGCGCATCAGGCCCCGTGAAAGCGCCGGACAACTACTGCTGTGGCGAGTGCGGCAGCGACTACGAAGTCGAACACGCAGAGAGCGGCCGAACCTGGCGGTCTGCCAGCGGCTACGGCGGTGCGAAGGCCGCGCTCGAGGAAGAGTGGTGACTGCGCAGGCGACCACGGCGGCCGTTCTCACAAGACTTTATTTGCTCGTTCGTCTCCTTCCGGTATGAGAGTCCTCGATTTGATGCTCGGACGGAACGGTGACGACACCGACGGGGAGCGAGCCCGCTTCACGAGCGATCGATACGACGTGACCTACACCGTTTCTGCGGACAGTCACGAGATCGCGTACGTCGTTCCGATCCGACGGGCCGAACTCGAGGCCTTCGCCGACCTCGTCGATCTCGAGCGCGAGACGCCCTACGCGGACGACGGCGAGGAATCGCCCGCGGCGTCACTCGAGTCCGTCCTCGAGAGCGATTCGATCGACGCGGACGCGTGGACCGAACGGATGCAAGCGCCGCGACAGACGGTCGAACCGATCCTCGAGCACTGGTTGGAATTCGTCGACGACGAGGAAGCCTCTGGAGGCGAATCAGGGCGTTCGAACGCTGGGAGCGAGACGGACGAAGCGAGTGAGACAGGCGGCGCGAACGAGACGGCCGACGCCGACGCATCGGATCGCGACGCCGGATCGTCCGTCGAGATCGTCTACCTCCCCGTCGAGACCGAATCGGCGTTCGCGGCGTTCTTTCAGACGTGTCGCAAGCGAGCCGATCAGGATCACGATCCGTTCGAACTGCCGGACGACATCGCCACTGCCGCGGGTGTGCTCACGCAGATCAAACAGGCGACCGACAGACCCGAGAACCGCGTCGTCGTCAACCAGGCGTACGTTCCGCAACTCTAACCGGCTGCGTTTTTCCCTGCGGCCGGCTGGAACCGTTTCCCGATCGGCGAACTGTTTGGGGTCGTTGTGGAACGCGAACTGCGTTCAGACGATCGATTCGAACTCCTCGAGCGACGTGAGTCGATAGGTCGGCTCGTGTTCGAGTTCGGTTCCGTGGCCGAGGTCGATCCACGCCGAATCCATGCCCATCGCGTTCGCCCCGGCGACATCCGCGTGGAGGTTGTCGCCGATGTGTAACGTTTCGTTCGGCTCGACCTCGAGCGCCGACAGCGCCAGTTCGAACGGCGTCGAGTCCGGTTTCGGCGGGACGCCGTTTTTCGGATCGACGAACACCTTCGCGTCGAAGGTGTCCGCGAGTCCGAGCGCCGCGAGCTTTTTCGACTGCGTCTCCTCGCCCCCGTTCGTGATCAGCGCGACGGGTCCGCGTTCGGCCGCGAGCTCGAGTGCGGCCTCAGCGCCGGAGCGAAAGCGAACCCGTGCGGGGTCGACCGTCTCGAGGTAGGCGCCCGCGAGATCAGGGGCGACCGAGGGGGCCACTCCAGCCTGCTCGGCGGCCGTCGAAAAAAGGTGTTCGAAAAACTGCCGGTCGGTGTCGGCGGTCGGGAGGTCCCGCGAGGCGTACCGTAGCTGGGCCGTGGTACAGAACTGCTCGACACCGGCCCGTTCGAAGGTGGTCTCGAGCAGCGCGTCTCGGTCCTCGATCGGCTCGCAGAGGGTGCTGTCGAGGTCGAAACAGATCGCGTCGTACGACATCTACCCCGTCTAGCGGCGTCGACACCCTGAACCTTTCGCCGGGACCGATACTCCGGCGACGACTGTCGAATTCGCCACGTTCAAGCCACTCCCCTTCGAGGGTCGAGTTATGACGAGAGCTGTCTGGATAAAAGCCGACGATACCGTCGGCGACTGGGACGACCGCCGCGAGCGGATCACGACCGCACTCGAGGCGGGCGCAGACTGGGTACTGGTCGACGAAGACGACGTCGAACGCGTCCGCGAACTCGGCGACATCAACGTCGCGGCGTTTCGCACCGACGGCGACGTGTCGCTCATCGACAACGCCGAAGACGAGACGACGACCGCACAACCCGATACGGTCGTCGTCGGCAAGGAAGGCGAGGGTGACGGCACCGTCGACCTCCCCAACGACTTTTCGGGATCGGCGGATCTCTCGACGCTCCGGCGGAACGGCAGCGTCGACTGGGGATCCTACGTGCGCATTCTCGGCAAAGAGTACGAGGAGTTCGCGGAAACGGCCGCGACCGAAGCCGAGTATACCATCGTCGCCGGCGAAGACTGGACGATCATCCCGCTCGAGAACCTGATCGCCAGAATCGGCGAGGAGACCACCCTCGTCGCGGGCGTCACGAGCGCCGACGGAGCGAAAACCGCGTTCGAAACGCTCGAGATCGGTGCAGACGCCGTCTTGCTCGACTCGGACGACCCCGACGAAATCCGCCGCACCGTCGAAGTTCGCGACGAAGCGGAACGAGAGAATCTGGATCTGGAGTACGCCGAAGTCGTCGATATCGAACAGATCGGCAGCGCGGACCGGGTCTGCGTCGATACCGGCAGCTTGCTCGATCACGACGAGGGAATGCTCGTCGGCTCGATGAGTCGCGGACTCGTGTTCGTCCACGCCGAAACCGCCAAATCGCCGTACGTCGCCTCGCGTCCGTTCCGGGTCAACGCCGGCGCGGTCCACGCCTACGTCCGGACTCCAGACGGCGGGACGAAGTACCTCTCCGAACTCCAGAGCGGCGACGAGGTCCAACTGGTCGACCTCGAGGGAAACACCCGCGAAGCGATCGTCGGCCGCGTCAAAATCGAGAAACGGCCGATGTTCCGGGTCGCTCTCGAGACCGACGACGGCGACCACATCGAAACGCTGCTCCAGAACGCAGAGACGATCAAGGTCCCGACCGCGGAGGGACGAACGGCGGTGACGGATCTCGAAGCTGGCGATCAACTCCTGTTGTACTACGAGGATACGGCGCGACACTTCGGCGAAGCCGTCGAAGAGAGCATCATCGAGAAGTAGCGGATCGACGCAGTGTGTATCCGTTGACGAACAAGACTCTTAGAGCAGGTCCGAGTCTTCTTCGGGTGCCTCGAGCCGAGTCGTACACCAGTGGCAAAACGAGAGGTCCTCGTCGAGTTCCTTCCCGCAGGCCGGGCAGGTCGGCCCGTCGGTGTTCCCCGAGCTAGTCGGCGGGAGCCCGAGCGCCCGAAACGTCGAGTCGACCGTCGCGAACAATACGATGAACATCAGGAAGAACTGGTTCACCATGCTCGTTTCCGTTTCCATCGTCTCCATCATGGCGCCCATTGATTCGGCCTCCATGAGCAGTTCCATCGGCACGAAGAAGTAGACACCAAGCGTGAATAACCCGCCGAACAGAAGGGCACGAGCCCAATCGCGAAGCAAAACGTGTCCCGCGCCGGGCATAATAATCGAGAGGATCGCAGCGGATATCGCACGGATCCAGGTCATGTCTCTGGATTGATTTCGGGGTGACGGCCACTTAACCTTCCGGTTTCCCTACAACCGGACAGTCACTCGTTGTGTGGGCTCGTTCGAAGAAAAACCGACTGCTGACGGTATTCGCGGCGAGTTTTCGACACCCAGGGTTCGACAGAACGTTAGGCCGCTCCGAGCGTTTCCTCGGCCTCGAGCAGTTCGTGATACCGGTTTCGGATCGTCACTTCGGAGATGTCGGCGACGTCGCTGACGGCCGCCTGCGTCGTCTTCTCGTTGGTCAGCAAGGCGGCGGCGTAGACGGCGGCGGCGGCGAGGCCGACCGGCGACTTGCCCGAGTGGACGCCCTTTTCCTTTGCGTTCTGGAGCAGACTTCGCGCGCGGTGTTCGGCTTCGTCCGAGAGCTCGAGTCCCGACGCGAACCGCGGCACGTAGCTCTCCGGATCGGCCGGCTGGACCTCGAGGCCGAGTTCGCGAACGACGTAACGGTAGGTGCGTGCGATCTCGTTTTTCTCGACGCGGCTGACGTCTGCGATCTCGTCGAGACTTCGGGGGACGCCCGCCTGACGCGCGGCGGCGTAGACACACGCTGTCGAGACGCCCTCGATGGAGCGACCGGGAAGCAGGTCTTCGTTAAGTGCGCGCCGATAGATGACCGACGCCGTCTCGCGGACGTTCGTCGGTAGACCGAGCGCCGAGGCCATCCGGTCGATTTCGCCAAGCGCCTGTTTCAGGTTACGCTCCTTGGAGTCGCGGGTCCGGAAGCGCTCGTTCCACTTGCGCAGGCGCTGCATCTTCTCTCGCTGTCGGGAGCCAAGCGAGTTACCGTAGGCGTCTTTGTTGCGCCAGTCGATATTCGTCGACAGCCCCTTGTCGTGCATGGTGTTCGTCGTCGGTGCGCCGACGCGGGACTTCTTGTTCTTCTCGGCGGCGTCGAACGCGCGCCACTCCGGACCGCGGTCGACAGAATCCTCCTCGACGACGAGCCCGCAGTCTTCACAGACGGTCTCGCCGTGTTCGTCGTCGACGACGAGATTGCCCGTACACTCGGGACAGTCGAGGCTGCTCTGTTCGGCTTCGTCTGCCTCCTCGGTTGTTTCTTGTTCGCTACGACGTACTCTGGTGTTTGAGGTTGCGTTGGTCATACGATGGCGGATACGGCCCGGCGAGACGACACGGAAAAGCCGGACGGATTCGTTACCTTTCCCGTTCTGAGACTCGGGAGATAAGGGTTTCGGAATCCATAGCTCACAACGCTCGAAAACAGGTAATTCGTCGGAAGTGGTATGAATTATCAAAACATTCAAATCAGGTTCGAAATCAGGGTCACGCCCTACGGAGAGTAAACTACACAACGATCACGCGTCCTCTTCTCGCACATGCACGTCGCCGTCGGGAGCACGAACCCGGTCAAGCAACGCGCCGTCGAACGAGTACTCGAGGAGTTCGAGGGATCGGTCGTCTCCGTCTCCGTCGACTCCGGCGTGAGCGAACAGCCATCGTCCGTCGAGGAGACGGTCACGGGGGCCAGAAACCGGGCGCAGAGAGCGCTCGAGGCGACCGACGCGGGCTACGGCGTTGGACTCGAGGGAGGCGTTACGCGCTTCGAGTGCGCTCCTGGCGTTCGGCTCATCATGTGGGCCTGCGTCACCGACGGGGAGCGCCTCGAGGTCGCGAGCGGCCCGTCGCTTCGGTTACCTGACTCGATCGGAGCCCGCCTCGACGCGGGCGAGGAACTCGGCCCCGTTATGGACGACCGGCTCGGGACGGACAACATCGCGGAGGCAGCGGGCGCTGCCGGCGCGCTCACGGGCGGACTGACCTCCCGAACGCAGGCGCTGGCCGAAGCCGTCGCGTGCGCGTTCGGCCCGTTCGTCACGACACACTACGAATCCGACTGACGAGTCACAGAGCCGGGGCTGGGGCTCGAGCAGATCCTTCCTGGGACCGTAGACGATTTTGAACCTCGGCCACACATTCCATCGCCGGACCGTTCTCGCTTTCTGAGAGTCGCCAACTCGGATGTATTAACCGGCCGTACCAACGAGGCCTTTCCATCAGATTATTCGTCCATTACCGCCCCCGAAAATCGCCCGACTGCGGTTCATTAACTGGACGTACCAAACCCCCTAAGGTCGAAGCTGGCGTCCTCGTGAGTATGAGCACTGCAATGGCCTCCGACCTCACGAGTAAACAACGCCAGATCCTGCAGTATCTCCGGGAGAACGCCGCAACGAAGACCTACTTCAAATCGCGGCTGATCGGCAAAGAACTCGGTATGACTGCCAAAGAGGTCGGGTCGAACATCACTGCCCTCCAGAACAGCGAGTACGACGTCGACATCGAGAAGTGGGGCTACTCCTCGAGTACGACCTGGAAAGTAAACGTCTGAGAAGCGAGCGCGGAACGCCCGATCTCGTCGGCACTGAAATTTTCATCGCGGTAGCCGTTGTCTTTCGATCAGAATGTCCCTGTATCGACGCGTTTCTCTCTCTCTCGAGCGACCGTTTTTCTCAACATACGTGAGTATTACCGCGTGAAATGACGGGTTTCTGCTTCGAATATGACTTCACTCGTCGGGACGACTCTACAAATCATGCAGGCGATCCTCTTCGACATGGACGGCGTCATCCTCGAGGGACCGCGGACCGACCCGCAGGTCTACGCGGATGCGACATCGTATGCCCTCTCCGAACTCGGTATCGATCCGGCTTCCGAACAGCGCGAGGCGTTCCGCGGGTTCGATACCGACATCATCACCGATCACGCAGCTACGCACGGAATCGATCCCGACGAGTTCTGGCAACTGAAAGACTATCGTGCGTCCGAACTCACTCACGAACGGGTTCGCTCCGGCGAGCGCGGCGTCTACGACGATGTCGAGGTATTGCCCGAACTCGCCGAGCGAACGACGACTGCGCTGGTGACGAACAACCGCCACCGCACGGCCGAGTTCGTCGGTGACCACTTCGAGTTCGGCTTCGAGTCCGTCCGTGGCCGCGACCCGTCGATGGACGGCTACCAGCGACGGAAACCGGATCCCTACTATCTCGATGAGACCCTCGACGAACTCGGCGTCGACGGTGGACTCTACGTCGGCGACTCCGGCGTCGACATTACTGCCGGACAGAACGCCGATCTCGAAACCGCGTTCGTTAGACGGTCACACAACCGTTCGACCGAACTCCCAGCCGAACCCGACTACGAACTCGAGTCGCTCACCGAACTCCTCGACCTGCTCGAGACTGCGGGCTCGCGGTGATTTCCCGGCGCTTCGATTCGATCCCGGTCATTCGATCGAGCGACCGGCGTGAGAACAGATTGCAAGTCGATTTACTGGCGTTTAGCCATCGTACGTGAGCAGTGCGTCGGACTCTCGCGCGAGGGCCGTCGCCCGTTTGCCGAACGAATCTGCGTGACGGATTAGCAACAACAGGACGGTCGTGGGGCGTTCGACGCTGTAGCCGTCTTCGCGGGATAACAGACCAACCTCCTCGAGTTTGCCAGCGTACTTGCTCACCGTCGGCGGGGACACCTCGAGTGACTCGGCGAGGTCGCCCGCGCTCGAGTCAGGGTCGCGAAGTAATTCGATCAACATGCCACGCGCCGTCGTGCGGCGCAGGTAGCCGAGGGCGTTCTTCTCGAACTCGTCGAACCGGCCCGTGAGCACGAACCGCTTGTAATCGCCGTCGCTGTACTGTTCGACGGCGTCGAGTTCTTCGAGTCGCCTGAGGTGATGTTGGGTTTCGCCCGTCCCGAGCTGGAGGTCGTCGCGAATCTTCGAGAAGTGTGCACCCGGCGTCGTCGAGAGGTAGCCGGTGATCGCGTCGCGAACATCGCTTTCACCGGTATCGGCTTCGGCCGACTCAGAAAACCCGGCAAGCGGGGAGGCAGCGCCGACGGCCGCGAATCGGCGCAGGGTCGATCGCTTCTCTTCGTCGACCCCCCTGGGCGATGTCATAACTATCTACTGATCGTAACGCGACCAACGGTAAAACGAGTTTCGCTCCGCGTCGTTCACTGCAGCCTATGAGTCCGTCTCCGTCTCGGCCTGCACGTCCTCACCCTCGAACGACTGGTCCATCTCTTCGATGACGTCGTCCGGGTCGCTGATCGTTCCGGCGTCTTTCCCTTCCTTGATGGCCTGTGCCTGTTTTTCCATCGCCTCGAGATCCATCTCGGCTTCTTCGTCGATTTCGCCGATGATCTCGGCGATGTCGTCGAGGCCGATCAGTTCGCGGGTTTCCTCGTCGAACTCGAGGCTGTCGAGTTCGGTGCCGTCGGATTCGACGTCGCTGCCGGTGAGGTGCTTGCCGTAGCGGCCCACCATCGAGGTGAGTTCCTGTGGTAGGACGAACGTCGTAGAGTCGCTCTGACCGATCTCTGTGAGCGTGTCCATCCCCTTGTCGATGACGGCGCGTTCGCCCATCGACTCGGCCGAGCGAGCACGTAGCACGGTCGAGATCGAGTCACCCTGTGCCTCGAGGATCTGGCTCTGTTTTTCACCCTGTGCGCGGATGATTTCGGATTGCTTGTCACCTTCTGCCTTCTCGACGGCGCTGCGGCGTTCACCCTGGGCCTCGAGGATCATGGCGCGGCGTTTTCGCTCGGCGGACGTCTGTTGTTCCATCGCGCGCTGGACGTCTTTGGACGGGTTGACCTCGCGGACCTCGACGCTCTCGACGCGGATTCCCCACTCGTCGGTCGGTTCGTCGAGTTCTTTGCGGATCTTCGCGTTGATCTCCTGGCGTTTGTTGAGCGTGTCGTCGAGTTCCATATCACCCAGGACGGCCCGAAGGGTCGTCTGGGCCAGGTTCGAGACTGCCTTCTTGTAGTCGTCGACCTCGAGGAAGGCCTTCTTCGCGTCCATCACTTTGATGTAGACGACTGCGTCGGCGGTCACCGGCGAGTTGTCACGGGTGATCGCTTCCTGACGCGGCACGTCGAGCGTCTGGGTTCGCATATCGAACCGGTACGTTCGCGAGACGAACGGCGGGATGATGTTGATACCGGGCTCTAAGAGTTTGCGGTACTCGCCGAAGACGGTCAACGCGCGTTTTTCGTACGCGTCGACGATTTCGACTGCACTCAAGAGTGCAGCGATCACCACGACGAGAACGAGGGCACCGATTACCAGTCCGACGGTGGCTGCTCCTTGCAGCGGGATAAGTTCCGGAAGCATAGAACGAGGTTATGTCGGCGAGCTAAAAAGCGTTCCCTTGTTCGAGAGACATTTCGCCAGTCGTGACATTAGTTCGACTCGGTTTCGGTCATCGAATCGTCGGTATCGCCGGCGGTCGTCGTTTTGTCAGTCGTCTCGTCATCGTCTGTTTCAATGTCGTCTGCCTCAATATCCGCCGAATCGGCGTCGTCGTCAGTGTCGCCCGACGCGTCAGCGTCTGACTCGCGAGCGAGCGCGCGGTCGATTTCGTCCGCTTCGATCGAGCCCATCGCTTCGACCGTCAGTACGTTACCGCCGCCGGGGTCGAGTACGATGATCTCTTCACCCTCCTCGATGGTGCCGCTGGTCGTTCGAGCGCTGTAAAACGGGGTAAATCCACCGGCCTCGAGTTTGACTTCGCCCCCGCGGCTCGTGATCTCTTCGGTCGCGTATCCGGTCGATCCTGCGAGCGACGAGGAGTCTTTCGTCCGGGCAGTGCCTTTGCCGCCGTAGAAGTCGAACTCGCGGTAGACGTAGGCGGCGACGGCGCCGATAGCCAGCGTCAGTCCCGCGAGGATGATCGTATCGAGACCGCCGGGGACGAGCAACCCGATGAGCCCGGCACCCGCCAGGGCGACACCGATTACGATGAGGTGTGCACCCGGCGAGAGGGCCTCGAGGACCATCATGACGAGCCCCGCCGTGAACAACAACAGCGGGATATTCGTGAGGAGAGGTTCCACCATGCGTGGAGCTAAGGTCTCGCCCCGATTAAATGTTTACCGCCGCTGTCATCCCAACATCACCGAACCGAGACGGAACAACACCAGTACCATCGCAACGGCACCTAACACGACGAACACTGCTCCCTCGAGCGTTGGCTCTCCGGAGACGATCGGCGTCGAACTCGGCTCCGGGACCATCTCATCGTCCGCCGGCGCTTGGCCATCATCGTCGCTATCGGAGACAGCGTCTTCGTCTTCACCGTCGAGATCGATCGGGATGCGCCCCCATTCGTCGTCTTGCTGGTCGGTGTCCTGTTGACGGGATTCGTCGAGCCACGATCGATCGGCCGGCGAAGCGTCGTCGGCGTCCCGCGAGGAATCGGCGTCCTGTGGGGAATCCGTCTCCCGCGAGGAACCCGTATCCTGTGAGGAGTGCGTTTCTCTCGTTTCCTTGACGATGAACGTCTCGTCGAAGGGATCGCGTTCGGTGTCCGATTCGTCCCTGTGTGACGTCTCGCCGTCACCGGTCTTGTCCGTGCGCTCGTCGTCCGGATCGGGGCCGGACGGCTCCTCTGTCATACCACGTGATACTACCCGCGTCGTCAAAAACCCGCGGTCGAACGGCTCAGTTCGGTCGGTCGGTACGGCCCCTGACCGCGCCCTGGAAGACGACTCCACGCTCTGCGTCGAT contains the following coding sequences:
- the yjjX gene encoding inosine/xanthosine triphosphatase codes for the protein MHVAVGSTNPVKQRAVERVLEEFEGSVVSVSVDSGVSEQPSSVEETVTGARNRAQRALEATDAGYGVGLEGGVTRFECAPGVRLIMWACVTDGERLEVASGPSLRLPDSIGARLDAGEELGPVMDDRLGTDNIAEAAGAAGALTGGLTSRTQALAEAVACAFGPFVTTHYESD
- a CDS encoding winged helix-turn-helix transcriptional regulator yields the protein MTSPRGVDEEKRSTLRRFAAVGAASPLAGFSESAEADTGESDVRDAITGYLSTTPGAHFSKIRDDLQLGTGETQHHLRRLEELDAVEQYSDGDYKRFVLTGRFDEFEKNALGYLRRTTARGMLIELLRDPDSSAGDLAESLEVSPPTVSKYAGKLEEVGLLSREDGYSVERPTTVLLLLIRHADSFGKRATALARESDALLTYDG
- a CDS encoding DUF7312 domain-containing protein; translation: MTEEPSGPDPDDERTDKTGDGETSHRDESDTERDPFDETFIVKETRETHSSQDTGSSRETDSPQDADSSRDADDASPADRSWLDESRQQDTDQQDDEWGRIPIDLDGEDEDAVSDSDDDGQAPADDEMVPEPSSTPIVSGEPTLEGAVFVVLGAVAMVLVLFRLGSVMLG
- a CDS encoding DUF7123 family protein → MSTAMASDLTSKQRQILQYLRENAATKTYFKSRLIGKELGMTAKEVGSNITALQNSEYDVDIEKWGYSSSTTWKVNV
- a CDS encoding NfeD family protein; the encoded protein is MVEPLLTNIPLLLFTAGLVMMVLEALSPGAHLIVIGVALAGAGLIGLLVPGGLDTIILAGLTLAIGAVAAYVYREFDFYGGKGTARTKDSSSLAGSTGYATEEITSRGGEVKLEAGGFTPFYSARTTSGTIEEGEEIIVLDPGGGNVLTVEAMGSIEADEIDRALARESDADASGDTDDDADSADIEADDIETDDDETTDKTTTAGDTDDSMTETESN
- a CDS encoding HAD family hydrolase — its product is MQAILFDMDGVILEGPRTDPQVYADATSYALSELGIDPASEQREAFRGFDTDIITDHAATHGIDPDEFWQLKDYRASELTHERVRSGERGVYDDVEVLPELAERTTTALVTNNRHRTAEFVGDHFEFGFESVRGRDPSMDGYQRRKPDPYYLDETLDELGVDGGLYVGDSGVDITAGQNADLETAFVRRSHNRSTELPAEPDYELESLTELLDLLETAGSR
- a CDS encoding SPFH domain-containing protein → MLPELIPLQGAATVGLVIGALVLVVVIAALLSAVEIVDAYEKRALTVFGEYRKLLEPGINIIPPFVSRTYRFDMRTQTLDVPRQEAITRDNSPVTADAVVYIKVMDAKKAFLEVDDYKKAVSNLAQTTLRAVLGDMELDDTLNKRQEINAKIRKELDEPTDEWGIRVESVEVREVNPSKDVQRAMEQQTSAERKRRAMILEAQGERRSAVEKAEGDKQSEIIRAQGEKQSQILEAQGDSISTVLRARSAESMGERAVIDKGMDTLTEIGQSDSTTFVLPQELTSMVGRYGKHLTGSDVESDGTELDSLEFDEETRELIGLDDIAEIIGEIDEEAEMDLEAMEKQAQAIKEGKDAGTISDPDDVIEEMDQSFEGEDVQAETETDS